One Malus domestica chromosome 11, GDT2T_hap1 genomic region harbors:
- the LOC103447939 gene encoding vicilin-like seed storage protein At2g28490, with translation MGNKVMTFVVLMLVMCYGVSVAVGYTGDQDEGWRRGTTEEEDRREEQESGGRRRPEEEEGHYPESGGEESEEGWFLLPQAKQVVKTAAGEMRVVMSARSRVVDKPMHIGFITMEPKSLFIPHYLDSNLILFVRRGEVKVGLIYKDELGERRLKTGDVYRIPAGSPFYLVNTGEGQRVHIICSIDTSESLGMGLQSFFIGGGSNPQSIIAGFDHEILANAFNVTSSELREMFTSQQQGPIVFVPESYSPSVWSKFLQLKQQDRLQEMKRMFDIQQDDHQDKSETWSWRKLLNSVFGADSNENKRRRDDYDKGKGTGKSPDSYNLYDRKPDFRNDYGWSMQLDDSDYSPLKHSGIGVYLVNLTAGSMMAPHVNPRATEYGIVLRGSGTLQIVFPNGTQAMNANIGEGDVFWVPRYFPFCQIASRTGPLEFFGFTTSARKNRPQILVGAASVLQELKGPELAAAFGVTEDRLRRFVDAQREAVILPTAQAAPPYKEERKPPKEEEEERRQQHPEEGERREGERRGDAGRGEEIREDDRKDKGRFERVPEVIKSVGNDIVMGFD, from the exons ATGGGAAACAAAGTGATGACGTTTGTGGTTCTGATGCTGGTGATGTGCTATGGAGTTTCAGTGGCGGTGGGGTACACTGGTGATCAGGATGAAGGTTGGAGGAGAGGGACGACGGAGGAAGAAGATAGGAGGGAGGAGCAGGAAAGCGGTGGGAGGAGGAGGCCGGAAGAGGAGGAGGGGCATTATCCAGAATCGGGAGGGGAAGAATCGGAAGAAGGTTGGTTTTTGCTGCCACAGGCAAAGCAGGTAGTGAAAACTGCAGCAGGAGAGATGAGAGTGGTGATGAGTGCGCGCAGTAGGGTTGTTGATAAGCCCATGCATATCGGGTTTATTACAATGGAGCCTAAGTCTCTCTTTATTCCTCATTATCTCGACTCCAATCTCATCCTCTTTGTCCGCAGAG GAGAAGTAAAGGTGGGGTTGATCTACAAAGATGAATTAGGAGAGAGGAGATTGAAGACAGGGGATGTGTATAGAATTCCAGCTGGGTCTCCATTTTACTTGGTGAACACTGGAGAGGGCCAGAGGGTTCACATCATTTGCAGCATTGACACTTCTGAGAGTTTGGGAATGGGTTTGCAG TCCTTCTTCATTGGTGGAGGAAGCAACCCACAGTCTATTATTGCTGGATTTGACCATGAAATACTTGCAAATGCCTTCAAT GTCACATCATCAGAACTAAGAGAGATGTTCACAAGTCAACAACAAGGTCCAATCGTCTTTGTGCCCGAATCTTATTCGCCAAGTGTCTGGTCAAAATTCCTCCAGCTGAAACAGCAAGACAGACTTCAAGAAATGAAGAGGATGTTTGACATCCAACAAGATGATCACCAAGACAAATCAGAAACATGGTCATGGAGGAAGCTCTTGAACTCAGTTTTTGGCGCTGATTCAAACGAAAACAAGAGGAGGCGAGATGACTACGATAAGGGCAAGGGAACAGGAAAATCACCAGACTCTTACAACCTCTACGACAGAAAGCCCGACTTCAGAAATGACTACGGATGGAGCATGCAGCTCGATGATTCTGATTACTCACCGTTGAAACACTCTGGCATCGGCGTTTACCTTGTTAACCTCACCGCTGGGTCAATGATGGCACCGCATGTGAATCCGAGAGCGACAGAATACGGCATTGTGTTGAGAGGCTCCGGAACACTACAGATTGTGTTCCCAAATGGGACACAAGCCATGAATGCCAACATAGGAGAAGGTGATGTATTTTGGGTGCCAAGGTACTTCCCCTTCTGTCAAATCGCATCAAGAACTGGCCCGCTCGAGTTCTTTGGATTCACAACCTCGGCGCGGAAGAACAGGCCTCAGATTTTGGTTGGTGCGGCGTCTGTTCTTCAGGAGCTCAAAGGACCCGAGCTTGCAGCTGCTTTCGGCGTGACTGAAGACCGGTTGAGGAGGTTTGTTGATGCTCAGCGCGAGGCAGTGATCTTGCCTACGGCACAAGCAGCACCGCCGTACAAGGAGGAGAGGAAGCCGccgaaggaggaggaggaagagaggagGCAGCAGCATCCGGAAGAGGGCGAGAGAAGGGAGGGCGAGAGAAGGGGGGATGCGGGAAGGGGCGAGGAGATAAGGGAGGATGACAGAAAGGATAAGGGGAGGTTTGAGAGGGTGCCAGAAGTGATCAAGAGTGTTGGGAATGACATAGTTATGGGTTTTGATTGA
- the LOC103447857 gene encoding protein disulfide-isomerase 5-1, giving the protein MKTHSPCLVFISVLLFLLPILTTYTEAEVITLTADTFSDKVKEKDTAWFVKFCVPWCKHCKNLGTLWEDLGKTMEGEDEIEVGEVDCSTSKPVCSKVDIHSYPTFKVFYDGEEVAKYQGPRDVDSLKKFVLEEAEKAATKAQLDSDKEL; this is encoded by the exons ATGAAAACCCACTCTCCTTGTCTAGTTTTCATCTCagttcttctctttcttcttccaattCTAACAACATATACCGAAGCCGAGGTTATAACCCTAACCGCTGACACCTTCTCCGACAAG GTGAAGGAGAAAGACACGGCAtggtttgtgaaattttgtgTGCCATGGTGTAAGCATTG TAAGAACTTGGGTACATTGTGGGAGGACCTTGGGAAGACAATGGAAGGTGAAGACGAAATAGAGGTTGGGGAGGTTGATTGTAGTACGAGTAAACCAGTATGTTCAAAAGTTGACATTCATTCGTATCCTACGTTTAAAGTATTCTATGATGGTGAAGAAGTTGCAAAATATCAAG GGCCGAGGGATGTTGACTCACTAAAGAAGTTTGTCttggaagaagctgaaaaggcaGCAACAAAGGCACAGCTTGACAGTGATAAGGAGTTGTAG
- the LOC103447856 gene encoding elongation factor 1-alpha has product MGKEKFHINIVVIGHVDSGKSTTTGHLIYKLGGIDKRVIERFEKEAAEMNKRSFKYAWVLDKLKAERERGITIDIALWKFETTKYYCTVIDAPGHRDFIKNMITGTSQADCAVLIIDSTTGGFEAGISKDGQTREHALLAFTLGVKQMICCCNKMDATTPKYSKARYDEIVKEVSSYLKKVGYNPDKIAFVPISGFEGDNMIERSTNLDWYKGPTLLEALDLINEPKRPSDKPLRLPLQDVYKIGGIGTVPVGRVETGVVKPGMVVTFGPTGLTTEVKSVEMHHEALQEALPGDNVGFNVKNVAVKDLKRGFVASNSKDDPAKEAANFTSQVIIMNHPGQIGNGYAPVLDCHTSHIAVKFAEILTKIDRRSGKELEKEPKFLKNGDAGMVKMIPTKPMVVETFSEYPPLGRFAVRDMRQTVAVGVIKSVEKKEPTGAKVTKAAAKKK; this is encoded by the exons ATGGGTAAGGAAAAGTTTCACATCAACATTGTGGTCATTGGCCATGTCGACTCTGGGAAGTCAACCACCACTGGTCACTTGATCTACAAGCTTGGAGGTATTGACAAGCGTGTCATTGAGAGGTTCGAGAAGGAGGCTGCTGAGATGAACAAGAGGTCATTCAAGTATGCTTGGGTGTTGGACAAGCTCAAGGCTGAGCGTGAGCGTGGTATTACCATTGATATTGCCTTGTGGAAGTTTGAGACCACCAAGTACTACTGCACTGTTATTGATGCTCCCGGACATCGTGATTTCATCAAGAACATGATCACTGGTACCTCCCAGGCTGATTGTGCTGTCCTCATTATTGATTCCACCACTGGTGGTTTTGAGGCCGGTATTTCCAAGGATGGTCAGACCCGTGAGCATGCTCTGCTTGCTTTCACTCTTGGTGTCAAGCAGATGATTTGCTGCTGCAACAAG ATGGATGCCACTACTCCCAAGTACTCGAAGGCAAGGTACGATGAAATCGTGAAGGAAGTCTCATCCTACCTCAAGAAGGTTGGGTACAACCCTGACAAAATTGCCTTTGTCCCCATTTCTGGATTTGAGGGTGACAACATGATTGAGAGGTCCACCAACCTAGACTGGTACAAGGGACCAACCCTTCTTGAGGCCCTTGACCTGATCAATGAGCCCAAGAGGCCCTCAGACAAGCCCCTCCGTCTCCCACTTCAGGATGTGTACAAGATTGGTGGCATTGGAACTGTGCCTGTGGGACGAGTTGAAACTGGTGTTGTGAAGCCTGGTATGGTTGTGACCTTCGGTCCCACTGGTCTGACCACTGAAGTTAAGTCTGTTGAGATGCACCATGAAGCTCTTCAGGAGGCTCTTCCCGGTGACAATGTCGGGTTCAATGTTAAGAATGTTGCTGTCAAGGATCTGAAGCGTGGTTTTGTTGCTTCCAACTCCAAGGATGATCCTGCAAAGGAGGCTGCCAACTTTACCTCTCAGGTCATCATCATGAACCACCCTGGGCAGATTGGAAATGGTTATGCTCCAGTGCTCGATTGCCACACCTCCCACATTGCTGTCAAGTTTGCTGAGATCTTGACCAAGATTGACAGGCGATCCGGTAAGGAGCTTGAGAAGGAGCCCAAATTCTTGAAGAACGGAGATGCTGGTATGGTTAAGATGATTCCCACCAAGCCCATGGTTGTCGAGACCTTCTCTGAGTACCCCCCTCTCGGACGTTTTGCTGTGAGAGACATGCGCCAGACCGTTGCTGTGGGTGTGATCAAGAGTGTGGAGAAGAAGGAGCCAACTGGTGCCAAGGTGACCAAAGCCGCAGCCAAGAAGAAGTGA
- the LOC103413049 gene encoding histidine biosynthesis bifunctional protein hisIE, chloroplastic-like, with amino-acid sequence MAIPHLHSLQPVRVSSPCRVSVSNQYHYGRSNFSRKSSSLVYASSTSNFDRDLHLQSKVETVLDSVKWDEKGLAVAIAQNVDTGAILMQGFANREAVATTVSSRKATFYSRSRSTLWTKGETSNNFINVQEIFLDCDRDSIIYLGKPDGPTCHTGSETCYYTPVLDLLEHRQDEEHKLALTTLYSLESTIAKRKEELEVPESGKPSWTRRLLSDEKLLCSKIREEADELCRTLEENEDRLRAASEMADVLYHGMALLARKGVKMEEVLEILRRRFSQSGIEEKRNRKSQT; translated from the exons ATGGCGATTCCACATTTGCATTCTCTGCAACCTGTGAGAGTTTCTTCCCCTTGCCGCGTTTCCGTTTCTAACCAGTATCACTATGGTAGAAGCAATTTCAGTAGAAAGAGCAGTTCTCTTGTTTACGCTTCCTCCACCAGCAACTTTGACAGGGACCTCCATCTGCAATCAAAG GTTGAAACAGTGTTAGACAGTGTAAAATGGGATGAGAAAGGTTTGGCAGTTGCCATAGCTCAAAACGTTGACACAGGAGCCATCTTGATGCAAGGCTTTGCTAACAGGGAAGCAGTGGCCACGACAGTTTCCTCCCGGAAGGCTACATTCTACAGTCGGTCGCGATCAACATTGTGGACAAAGGGAGAGACCTCCAATAATTTCATTAATGTTCAAGAAATCTTCCTTGATTGTGACCGAGACTCG ATAATATACCTTGGGAAGCCTGATGGACCTACTTGCCACACAGGGTCAGAGACGTGCTATTACACCCCAGTTCTTGATTTGTTGGAACATCGACAG GACGAAGAACATAAATTGGCATTGACCACTTTGTACTCGTTAGAGTCAACAATTGCTAAGCGAAAAGAAGAGTTAGAAGTTCCAGAGAGTGGAAAGCCCTCATGGACTCGGCGTCTACTATCTGATGAGAAGTTGTTGTGCTCAAAAATCAG GGAAGAGGCGGATGAGCTATGCCGAACACTAGAGGAGAACGAAGACAGGCTGCGTGCTGCCTCAGAGATGGCAGATGTGCTTTATCATGGCATGGCTCTTCTGGCCCGTAAAGGCGTGAAAATGGAAGAGGTTTTGGAAATTCTTCGGCGTAGGTTTTCTCAGTCGGGTATCGAGGAAAAGAGAAATCGCAAGTCACAAACCTAG
- the LOC103403969 gene encoding pentatricopeptide repeat-containing protein At2g27800, mitochondrial-like, whose translation MLSVRRYCFRKDVLSYSLNSITSTLRPIHYLIQTQIDPVPKIASNGYFGIYERFLLHNFYSTKPPSRSFRRRERKRSESNRSTLDEVQFQRALSQLLPRFTPEELCNVITQQDNPFVCLELFNWASQQPRFRHDVSTYHITIKKLGIAKMYQEMDDVVNQVLAISYIGSEALYNSIIYFFTEARKLTRAVNIFKHMRNSRNMECRPSIRTYNILFTAFLSRGSNSYINHMYMETSRCLFRQMVDDGIEPDIYSLNSMIKGYVLSLHLNDALRIFHQMGVVYKCTPNSFSYDYLIHGLCCQGRTNNAKQLCNEMKSKGFMLSSKSYNSLVNALALHGEVEEALKYLWEMIENRRSAEFITYKTILDEICRQGRVGEAMKLLKDFEEKDLLSGHVYRKLLYVLEDDYGDPNAHAQFR comes from the exons ATGCTTTCCGTTCGTAGATATTGCTTTAGAAAGGATGTTCTTTCATATAGTTTGAATTCCATCACTAGCACATTGCGGCCTATACACTATTTGATTCAAACCCAAATTGACCCAGTTCCCAAAATCGCTTCAAATGGATATTTTGGTATATATGAGCGGTTTTTGCTGCATAATTTTTACTCGACCAAGCCCCCATCACGATCGTTTAGAAGGAGAGAACGTAAAAGATCGGAATCCAATAGATCAACTCTTGATGAAGTCCAGTTTCAAAGGGCCTTATCCCAGTTGTTGCCTAGATTTACACCTGAAGAGCTTTGCAATGTTATAACTCAGCAAGACAATCCTTTTGTGTGTTTAGAGTTGTTCAATTGGGCATCACAACAGCCGCGGTTCAGACATGATGTTTCTACTTATCACATTACGATAAAGAAACTTGGCATAGCTAAAATGTATCAAGAAATGGATGATGTTGTCAACCAAGTGCTTGCTATTTCTTACATTGGTTCTGAGGCGCTTTACAATTCCATTATCTATTTTTTCACGGAAGCTCGGAAGTTGACTAGAGCTGTCAATATATTTAAACACATGAGGAATAGCAGAAACATGGAGTGTAGGCCTTCAATCAGGACGTACAATATTCTTTTTACGGCCTTTTTGAGTAGAGGATCTAATTCTTACATAAATCACATGTATATGGAGACAAGCAGGTGTCTGTTTCGGCAAATGGTGGATGATGGGATTGAGCCTGATATTTACTCTTTGAATTCTATGATTAAGGGGTACGTACTTTCCCTTCATCTCAATGATGCACttagaatattccatcagaTGGGCGTGGTCTATAAATGCACACCAAATTCATTTTCCTACGATTATCTCATTCATGGGTTATGTTGCCAAGGCCGAACAAATAATGCTAAGCAGCTGTGCAATGAAATGAAGAGCAAAGGGTTTATGCTGAGTAGTAAATCATACAACTCACTTGTGAATGCTTTGGCTCTTCATGGAGAGGTTGAGGAAGCACTGAAGTATCTGTGGGAGATGATTGAGAATCGAAGATCAGCTGAATTCATTACTTATAAGACAATACTTGATGAAATCTGCAGACAAGGAAGGGTTGGCGAAGCAATGAAATTGTTGAAGGACTTCGAAGAGAAAGACCTTCTGAGTGGGCATGTTTACAGGAAGCTTCTATATGTGCTTGAAGACGACTATGGAGATCCAAATGCCCATGCTCAATTCAG ATAA